The genomic DNA CTAAAAATAAAAAAAAACTTAATATACTCCCAAAAATTTTTATCATTTTACAATAAATAAAACTGAATCATTTAAGCTGTAAAAGCTTATTCTTAGCTATATTCACATATAAATTATTTTCATAAGAAAATTTAGAAATTTGATCATATATATCTATAGCCATATTTTTATCTCTACCTTCAACTATTAAAGCTTTACCAAGCAAAGCTTTAACCTTAATAAATTCAAACTTTGTCTGTTTAATAATGCCATCATACACCAACAAAGCATCCTCTATTTGTCCCATTTTCTCATAAATTACAGCTTTATTAATATAAGCTATCTCTCTTTCAATCCATTTTGACTTAAGGACAATATCTAAATCATCAAGAGCTTCCTTATATAAATTCTTGCTCTGAAAATAAGTAGACCTTGCAAGATAAAATCTTGGCA from Borrelia turcica IST7 includes the following:
- a CDS encoding tetratricopeptide repeat protein, which translates into the protein MFKGRVFIGILAVIVFVGIIAVFYSSMDVDYVKTGGEIVEKLESDLNLYLREKNSEGKNKIELRIEESINKVTDVAYEFLPRFYLARSTYFQSKNLYKEALDDLDIVLKSKWIEREIAYINKAVIYEKMGQIEDALLVYDGIIKQTKFEFIKVKALLGKALIVEGRDKNMAIDIYDQISKFSYENNLYVNIAKNKLLQLK